AGACAGGGGGGGGGTGAGAGCGCCACGAcgaaggattaaaaaaaaaaaaaaactttaagcaCCTGCAGTAAAATACAATGCAGTCTTATGAAAACAGCCAAGGTAGGAATTTTTCCAAATTGAGCCAAGTCACGTCTTCCAAGGCGGCCGAGACAGGCGGATGAAAGCAGCAGAGGAAATGGGGGCAGAGGGAGGCGTCACCTGGAGACCGGGCCTCTGCTGACAGGATCCCGACCGAGCGAGACGCCCAAAATAACGATGGAACGCCGGGCCCAGCGCCGCACGGGGGTTTTCGGGGATGGCTGCCGTTCTAGACAGGTGGTGAGCACTTCTTCGGCCTTTCCGCAGCAGCAAGAAGCCAGCTGATGGATAAACGTTGACGTCTTTTCCAAACCTACTAGACATTTATTGGGAAAGCTTTAGTGTGTCATTTAGTCTTGTgaggttgacttttttttccccttgatgtccccccccccccccccaccccaatttATTTTTACGTATATATCATCAAAAAGATATAGCAATTTATATATAAAAGCTATAGCAATTTATTTGCCGTTAGAAAATGCTCATCTGCTAAGATAAACAAGAAAgctatttgattattttttgggTGAAGAAGAGGCAAAGGCATGACCGTTTGGCGTGATGTCACAAGAGCGGAAGCTCATTTACGAGCAAGGAACCTGAATGAGGTGTTTACTGCACCTTCCAGATTACTAATCTTTTGTTATGACTTGTCTGAAAAAACATTTGTCTGATAGGATGGATCGTCTGATAACGGAATGTTTATGGCTGCTTGCTGTCTCCCCCTCGGTCACCTTAACGACAACAGAAGGCTAATAATAAGAGTCATCCAAAAACCAATCCCTCAATCTTTGGATTTGACCCTTTTGAGCTACACTGTAGGTGATCTGACAAGCCGCTCCTGAAGATAAAAAGTCCAAGTGGAAGACCTTCCAGTAAAAATTACACGAGTTCTTTTGCTTTCCATTTTGAAAACCAGATTTAAAACCCTTTCTTGGTGTTCCACACAGCATGGTACTTGAGCCCTTATTTGAGTGTTTTCTCAAATCATAATCTCTAATCTTACTTATGTATTTTTTAGAATTATGTTAAATTTTGTGGTTTTCTGTTTGATTTATATTCATGTCGTCTAACACTTTGTTCAGCTACAGTTGTTTTGTTGAAGTGCTTTTTCGATTATAATAAGGCTCGGATCCATAATACAATGAGACAAGAAAAGCAAGAAACGTTCTCATCATttcaaaaaaaagtcacaatatCATTTAATATAAAACACTATTTTTAAATGGACCGTCATGAGAAAGTCCATGTCCATTAGGGGCACTGCTAATCAGCAGAACTCCCAGCCAGCGCATACAGAAAAGGATTTCAAACATGCATTTTCTTTTATTACTACATTGTACAAAGTCAAAGGGAGAATCCAGGTGTTTTTTGAgttggtgttgttttttttgttttttttgcagacaTGGTCAGACAAGTCTCTGCATCCTCTTGAAGGTTCCAGCGGTAAAAAGGGAACATAGAACGAGgggtgaggggtgggggggtcagtcTTGATAGGTGGGCATGTACACAGGTGTCCATTAGTTAGGGGGTCCCTCCTGCCTTTTTAGACCGTCAGCTGAAGGGAAAGCGGAAATGTGGTGTAAGGCAGGAAAACGACTCAACACATAGACTACTCACAAAAAGTTAGGAATATATAAAGGCCATTACTGAAAAGCCCAATATCCTGAACTCTTTGTCAGTCGTGAGTCGTAGAATCCCTACCCAGACACACTCGCGTGCGCACACATTCACACGACAGATGCCACGGAGGTGACGGACGTCACCTTATTGTCATCCGCCCAGGGCTGCAGGTTCTGCAAGGCGTATAGGGAAGAGTTGTGCAGGCAGAGCGGATCGGGCTGCAGGGGCTGGCTCAGGGTCTTCTGGAAGGCTTCCTGCTGGAGCTGAAGCATCAGCCGGTTGGCCTGCTGCCTCTCGGCCTCCCGTTCCTCCGCCGTCTGTCTCCTGGTTGGGTACGAAAGAccagacaggcaggattttagcATTTTATGTTGGTAGTAGTACAGTACTGGGTGACACCAAAGATACCATTAGTTAGGTGTACATAATCAAAGAGCAGACAACTGGTGTAAATCGAAATGACTGTTAGCCATGTTGACATGAAAAGTATTGTTTGGTGGTTGACGCGACAAAGCTGCACATTAGCATTTTTATTTCCTCGCCACCTGTGTCGGGGGGATTCAGGGGTGAGATGACAGCTGATCTGGATGAGTGACGTGTTAGTGAGGAGGGAACGTGACTGGCGGGCAGGCAGGTGGGCGACTCTGCGTTACACGTGTTAACATAGAGAGGCGCATCCTGTAAGACGTGTCGGGAGGAGCTGCAATCACCCATGACACTCGGATGCTGCCCAAGAGCAGCTTGAGACAAAAGACTGAACTGCAGAATGTGttggttgctaaccaaaacagcagcacatggATTCAACTTGCGTGGTTTTAACTTGCGTGTTGTGCCTGCGCAGCATTATGAGATTTCCATAAAAAAAGGTGATTAATACATTCATAATAAATAAACTTGATGGCACATTGAATCATCCTTTTTATTCTATTCACTCCCCTTGTGTTAGAAATTGTAATATTGTATAATATTTCAAGCAAGCATACTTTTATTGATGGGAAAGTTATTCACATTGTGGATTGCTGTTTTCATCATTAAAGGGTGAAGTGTTTATTTTTTACGTTATTAGTAaatttcatgtgttttttgGAAGCTCAACTTCCCAAACATCTTCTTTAGCCCGCAAAATAGTTAAGATTGACTCAACAGCGCCTCTACTGATGTCAAGTGAGTAGTGCACCCTGAGTCTATAGTATGGTTTGGTCAACATTCATATCAAAAATCAATAACCGGGCTGGCATGAAATTCTGTGCCAatagcaagaagaagaaaatgattaGGGCAGGTAGGGCCCTCACGCAGGCGCTCGCAGCAAGCTGCGGCCATTAGCCACGTGTTATTGCTAACAGCATTACCATAATGTGGTTGGCTGCTTGCTGATTCGATCACCATCTTGTTAGTTAGCGTGCTCGTCACGCAAGCGCATCCCTCATGTTGAGGCTAGCAGGTGCTCACTGCCACCACCACGGCGGTATCAATCTTGGTCAAACGAGGAAGTGGGTTAAGGCCTGGGCGCTTATTCGTTGTGACACGCCATTTTGTTCATGCTCATTTTAGTTTTAGGCATTGAAACTGACTTTTGCTGTATAGGGTCACTAGAGTTCAGCattcccttttttgtttttaatattcaATAACTCATGACCAATTTGAGAGCAAAGGGGTTTGATTATAATTACTTGCACAAATGAATTTTGCCAAGCGCATGCTAATAAAAACACTAAATAGTGCATACAGTAGAGTAGTGCTTTGAGATGACATTACAGTTTTGTAATCTTTTATTGTATATTTGGGGGAGGGGATATTTTTCAAATTCAGTTAGTTTTGATTCGTACTTAGACTGTCATTTTGGATTTGGTTTTATTAGGGACTGGCGAGTACTTGATGCCAACGGCCAATACCAGCCTTATTTTAGGGTACTCATAGAATACTACAGCTGAGACTTTAGGCCAAAAAAAATGAGAGTAAGTCATCCTCTGCTGTCATTGGCGCTATGATATACGTTGCCAAGTtagtgaagtaatctgcattggAAATATCCCTGTTGACAAATTTTTGTCATTGTGTCAAATTAATTTGATATTAAAAGTGATAGCGTTATCGGTAGTCAATATCTGAGTACTCCGAGTGAATACTCGTACTGCTCTCGGTCTGAAAAATATGGTATCAAACATCCCTAGTTTTTATTAGCTGTATTTATTTGTGGGGGTGCTTTGTTTTAGTATAGTTTGTATTagttttagtatttttttttttttaatacggaGTGATTAACAAGATCACAGTAAACATTGTGGAGTAAAAACACagcaaaatcataaaaaaaacatcagttaacCACGTTATGTATAGCCATCAAGTACGGCAACAGTCCAAGCTGATATACCCGCATACTCTCATTCACAGCTTGTTTATTTGTTCTTcaatttttggaaaatatttcccGATACCTATAAAACACGTATTATATAAGTGACAGTATTGCGCTGTAAACAGCTTTCTTCTTTGCTGACTtgacaaccaaaacaaaaatgagaatTTTTGTCCCAACGCCATGTGGCTTCAAATAAGCTTTTAAAAGGTGCTGTCACTTTAAGGGCACGGGGTAATTGGATTTATCACACGTTCACCTCCAAACGATTGCAAACAGCGGCAAGAATGAAGTACAGGGAATGCACGTGTCTCCGGTGAGAGGCTTTGAGTATTGCTGCGGGCAGCAATTCTCTAAAAGGCCTTTTAGGAGGCTCCGGTAATTGTGCTTGGTCAAGTGAACTGGCCTCCGCCGCCCACCCAGCtaagcaaaataaaaaggcgCACGCCGTGTCGCGAGGCGCCTCCGACGCTTAAACCGCGACGGCCATTTTGTGCAACATCAGAAGCTACTTTGGATTTGAGGGCAAAACAGAGTGTCCATTTAGGACTGGATAAAAGTGCACATGCTGTTTTGATGGATCACCTTTCATGGGTTCTAATTATCTAGAGTGCTTAACAAACTTATTAGACTGCCAGTCATCAAGAGACCATCCAACAGCATGAAGTGCGGTAATGCAGATTCTTTCAGTTTTCAATGAGCTCTCAATGGTCAACCATTTTGAACATGACAAAGTTTAAGCTGTGAATTGAATTTCTTCCATTTTTAGTCTCGGAATTTTACTCATTTGAAAAGGAATAGAACGTTTGAAACAGCAATTTCCTTCAACCATTTGGTCACGGCAAGATTTTGGCAACGCTTGCGTCTTGTATGCGCTCAGCAGCGTAGAGACTTACCGCCATTTTGTCCGCCTGTTCTGAAACCACGTCTTGACTTGAGCGTCCGTCATCTTGAGTGCCTTGGCCAGGGTGGCGCGTTCGGCCGACGCCAGGTACTTCTGCCGGTGGAAGCGTTTCTCCAGCTCGCAGATTTGTACCCGGCTGAAGGACGTGCGGGGCTTTTTCCTCTTGGGTGGCGTGCGGTTCTGGTACGGGTGGCCGATGCGACGGGTCACGGAGAAGGGCGACAGGGCAGCTAGAAAATTTAGAAACACTGGAATGGGCATTTTTGTTGTAGTAGTCATCGGAAAAGCAGAAATGACCAATCATTAAATGGATGGACAGAGATGGGTCACATGACTTAACGTCTTAGACATGTTATGACTGGGATCTTGCTTGGCTAAAACTTATGAAAGACTCTACTTTTGCTAGCTTCTGGTGATAGATGTGCCCCATCAGTTATTACCATCAAAACTCAGAACGAAAAGATTTCCCTGGAGATTTGGTTTTCTTTTCAGTCTTTAGCTGGATGAAATGATTGCCAATTTTGTGGTGGTGTATTCCGGGCCTCTAAGCGAAGGCCCAGAAGCTGCCAGTTGAGGAGGACGATTGTGATTACAATTGTCCGTAAATCAATAAAGTTACATTTCTCCAAAGGAAAAATTGTAGTACGGAAACAGCTGtcctgtaaaaaaacaaaacaaaaacatttccgtTCACAAAAAAGCTTCTGTTATCTCATGAACTTTATAATTTAAAAATCATTATCTAAAAATTTTCATTTTCTCTTTAGTTGATCATGAAAATGTAGTCAAATAGTCCATCCCTAATTTTTGGCATGATATGATCTCATATCAATATGATCTAATATCAACTGCATCAAGGATGCCCAAACTAACTGTGGTGCGCAAAGTGTAATGCTATACAATATCTGGTCGACCAAGTACACACTTGCAGTGTCTTTTTATTAGGTTGAGTATGTGGGAGAGGGGTGCGCCATCTAGCTCTATCAAATTTACCTGATTAAATAATGCCTTTTAAATGGGCCTTTTTGTCAAGGCTGTGCACAGGAGAGCAGTCATGCTCCTTGTTTGATGTGTTAATTAGTGTAGCCATAAATACGGTTaccttgatatatatatatatgtttttttaaatcacgtgTTGCCTTTAAATGGTTGTTGGTTTTTAGGTTGTATACAAGTACATGGGGGGTGCACCATCTAGCTTGTGGTTGCTTCTATTGTTTTTATGGGGATTATATTTTGatcgtgtttttatttttatcacgcTGTtactattctatttttttttctttttggttaTATTTCTTATCAGATTGAGAGGGGTGCGCCATCTACGTGCCTTCTTGCGTGTGGTTGCTAGTATTTTTATCAATTATATTGTCAAGTTTTGATCATGTTGACGTGATTAAACATTGATCTCTAAAGTCAATAGGTTGTGTATAAGAGTGAGTGTTTATATTATTTCAGTATTATCAGTACATGACATTGAATGCCTTTTAattgctgtttgttttttcgttttttattgttttccaaGATTGCGCCGCCTATTTAAATTGTgatataattaaataaaatacagtttaatttttttttttttttttttctagccttTTTCATGATGTGTATGGCAGAAGAGGGCTGAGCCATTTGTTGTGCAGTCAGGCGAGATGGTAACTCACCTGGGCAAGCCCCCTTTGGGAAAGAATAGTCTGCAAGGAGGCCATTGCCGTCTCGCAGGTGAGCGAGCTCTGGGTAATAGCATTTAGCTAAGGTCTCCACCGTGCTCCAGACAGGGACCCTGCCGATGTCCCCCTTGGGGAGAGGGCAGAGGGGCCCGGCCGCTGCAGCCCCGTTTCCCGGCCCCCCCGCGGCCTCTCGTGCTCGGCTCTCCTCTGCCTGCTCCCCTAAAGGAAAGGGAGACAAAGTAAGGTCCCGCAtctggagcacagcagcctgccTTTGGCCATAGGCAGCCCCCGGGTGGCGAATCACAAGGGAGAAGCCTGAATGATCAACGGCTTCTTGACTGACATTTACACTTTAAATTTTAAACATGTGACGTATACAAGTGACATAGCGTTCCTGTGGATGATCAACCAAAGCAGCCAATCAGCATCAACAcaatgtttgcgtgtgtgtgtgtgttaaatgaCTAAACATCATCATAAAAGATTTATATGATAAAAGCAGGTTAAGAAAACAACCTTAAACATAAATGGGGTTGACAATTATTCAGCAAAATATAGAGTTGGGTCCAAACCATGAAACTGGGTACTGATTGTAATTAAAAACCGTAAAAATATGTTGCAAAAATATAAGATAAGACTGCCAGAACCGAATTTTCGCACCCACTGCAGATTGGtaggatccaaagttgtaaatcATCATGTAGTTTAAAACTGCTACAACCAATTTTTTATACCTCTCAAATTTACGCAAAAAACCCCAAAGGCTCAATTTTGATACACACTACCCTGTTTGTAGCATCTAATTCATAAAATGTGTATCaactttaataaaaaaaaacacttaacatatctaaaaaaaaaagtagtctaattgtcaaataaaatataaatcaacCAAAAAATGTGCACCCCTTACCAATTACTTGAAATGTCCAAAAGATGAAAATGTGGATTGAGTTTCATTTGAAATCTGAAGAAAatagccctaataaactttgctATAATCTAGAttacaatacattttaaaattgcCTAACCAAAATGTTGCCCCCTCCCAGATTTATGTAAAATTTGCTACGGTCAAGTTTTTTCGATTCTTACTTGGTGTACTGCCAAATGATGCAAATCCTGATTTTGAATTCAGAAATAATATAGTTAAGAAATATATCATGCAGTCTTTGATTGATTTAAAATGTGTTAATCCTCCATGAGATCCGTCAATAATATAGTAATAATAATCCAAGCATttcagtgtattttttttactgtttgcaTCAAACTTTACAGGTAAACAATGTTTCTCAaaccaacacaaaaaaaaatctatgagAATTTAACTCATTTTACTGTCATATTTTTCTTCAAATAGGAAAGCTTGTCATAttggccttccttccttccttccttccttccttcctgcctgCTTGCTTGGCTCATTTTCACTGTCCAAGTATTAATAACCACAT
The sequence above is drawn from the Syngnathus scovelli strain Florida chromosome 1, RoL_Ssco_1.2, whole genome shotgun sequence genome and encodes:
- the tlx2 gene encoding T-cell leukemia homeobox protein 2 isoform X2; the protein is MEHTGIEEVNQTHQQQQQQQHEPISFGIDQILNSSEQSQGGCMLPNRTGEPEYAALAAASNAVYGNGYGGVYNPACSMGLAGSYNVNMNMNVSMNMNVNVNSAAGATGAGAGGVIRVPAHRPMPPPPPPPPNSAAGGAHQTPPGLGPVPGMGPMGNTNFTFPWMENSRRFAKDRLTGEQAEESRAREAAGGPGNGAAAAGPLCPLPKGDIGRVPVWSTVETLAKCYYPELAHLRDGNGLLADYSFPKGACPAALSPFSVTRRIGHPYQNRTPPKRKKPRTSFSRVQICELEKRFHRQKYLASAERATLAKALKMTDAQVKTWFQNRRTKWRRQTAEEREAERQQANRLMLQLQQEAFQKTLSQPLQPDPLCLHNSSLYALQNLQPWADDNKLTV
- the tlx2 gene encoding T-cell leukemia homeobox protein 2 isoform X1, whose translation is MEHTGIEEVNQTHQQQQQQQHEPISFGIDQILNSSEQSQGGCMLPNRTGEPEYAALAAASNAVYGNGYGGVYNPACSMGLAGSYNVNMNMNVSMNMNVNVNSAAGATGAGAGGVIRVPAHRPMPPPPPPPPNSAAGGAHQTPPGLGPVPGMGPMGNTNFTFPWMENSRRFAKDRLTGEQAEESRAREAAGGPGNGAAAAGPLCPLPKGDIGRVPVWSTVETLAKCYYPELAHLRDGNGLLADYSFPKGACPAALSPFSVTRRIGHPYQNRTPPKRKKPRTSFSRVQICELEKRFHRQKYLASAERATLAKALKMTDAQVKTWFQNRRTKWRRQTAEEREAERQQANRLMLQLQQEAFQKTLSQPLQPDPLCLHNSSLYALQNLQPWADDNKVTSVTSVASVV